The Plectropomus leopardus isolate mb chromosome 7, YSFRI_Pleo_2.0, whole genome shotgun sequence genome window below encodes:
- the wdtc1 gene encoding WD and tetratricopeptide repeats protein 1 isoform X1 — protein sequence MFCGEAMTTVNITRDILHRQIRDKRASGFQRFYHVTDPFIKRLGLEAELQGHTGCVNCLEWNERGDLLASGSDDQHAIIWDPFRHKKLTTMHTGHAANIFSVKFLPHSGDRILVTGAADTKVHVHDVTVKEIIHMFSDHTNRVKRIATAPMWPNTFWSAAEDGIIRQYDLRESSKRSEVLIDLTEFCGQLVEAKCLAVNPRDNNYLAVGANGPFVRLYDIRMINNYRKSMSQSTSASVHTFCERQKPIPDGAGQYYVAGHLPVKLPDYNNRLRVLVATYVTFSPDGTELLVNMGGEQVYLFDLTFKQRPYTFLLPKKCQSSTGDVQNGKTTNGVSNGIHLPTSHIRFAGSKMHSSATEIPAHLEKIKQQANDAFARQQWTQAIQLYSLGIHQASCNAMLYGNRAAAYMKRKWDGDHYDALRDCLKALTLNPGHLKAHFRLARCLFELKYVSEALECLDDFKGKFPEQAHSSACDSLDKDIKAALFTKTETAEDKKSNSSIRFHSFSRKESIPEDELVLRERSFDYKHRYCGHCNTTTDIKEANFFGSKGQYIVSGSDDGSFFIWEKETTNLVRILQGDESIVNCLQPHPSYCFLATSGIDPVVRLWNPRPETETENGRVVEDMESAAQANQRRMNADPLEVMLLNMGYRITGLRGVGPEGSDDEDSSEGQVQCRPS from the exons GACAAGAGAGCATCAGGCTTCCAAAGGTTTTATCATGTGACTGACCCGTTCATCAAGAGACTTGGACTTGAGGCTGAGCTTCAG GGTCACACTGGCTGTGTGAACTGTTTGGAATGGAACGAACGAGGAGA tttacTGGCCTCGGGCTCAGATGATCAGCATGCCATCATCTGGGATCCATTCAGACACAAGAAGCTAACAACTATGCACACTGGTCATGCAGCAAATATATTCTCTGTAAAG TTCCTCCCTCACTCGGGGGACAGGATTTTGGTAACGGGTGCAGCCGACACAAAAGTCCACGTGCACGACGTGACAGTGAAGGAAATCATCCACATGTTTTCTGATCATACCAACAGAGTCAAACGCATCGCCACAGCACCCATGTGGCCAAACACTTTCTGGAGTGCTGCGGAGGATGGCATCATCAG ACAATACGACTTGAGGGAGAGCAGTAAGCGCTCGGAGGTGCTGATCGACCTGACAGAGTTCTGCGGTCAGCTGGTCGAGGCCAAGTGTCTAGCTGTCAACCCACGAGACAACAACTACCTGGCAGTGGGAGCCAACGGGCCTTTTGTTCGCCTTTATGACATCAGGATGATTAACAACTACAG GAAATCTATGAGTCAGAGCACATCGGCATCTGTGCACACATTCTGTGAAAGGCAGAAGCCCATCCCAGATGGAGCGGGGCAGTATTATGTTGCAG GGCACCTGCCAGTGAAACTCCCAGACTACAATAATCGCCTGAGGGTCCTGGTGGCCACCTACGTCACCTTCAGTCCCGATGGCACTGAGCTGCTAGTTAACATGGGTGGAGAACAG GTGTATCTGTTTGACTTGACATTCAAACAGAGGCCATACACTTTCTTGCTTCCTAAAAAGTGCCAGTCATCAACAG GAGATGTACAGAACGGAAAGACGACCAATGGCGTCTCCAATGGAATTCACTTGCCAACCAGCCATATTCGATTTGCCGGAAGCAAAATGCACTCTAG cGCTACTGAAATCCCTGCTCACCTGGAGAAGATAAAGCAGCAAGCTAATGATGCATTTGCAAGGCAGCAGTGGACACAAGCCATCCAGCTGTACAGTTTAGGCATTCATCAGGCCAGCTGCAACGCCATGCTGTATGGAAACCGGGCAGCTGCATACATGAAACGCAAGTG GGATGGAGATCATTATGATgccctcagggactgtttgaaGGCACTGACTCTGAACCCGGGTCATCTGAAGGCTCATTTCAGGCTGGCACGGTGTCTGTTTGAGCTGAAATATGTGTCTGAAGCTCTGGAGTGTCTGGATGATTTTAAAGGAAAGTTTCCAGAACAGGCGCACAGTAGTGCTTGTGATTCCCTGGATAAAGATATAAAGGCTGCTCTcttcacaaagacagaaacag CAGAGGATAAGAAGTCCAACAGCTCCATTCGATTCCACTCATTCAGTCGGAAGGAGTCCATCCCTGAAGACGAGTTGGTGCTGAGAGAGCGCAGCTTTGACTACAAGCACAGATACTGTGGTCACTGCAACACCACCACCGATATCAAAGAGGCCAACTTCTTTGGGAG CAAAGGCCAGTACATTGTTAGCGGCTCAGATGATGGCTCCTTCTTTATCTGGGAAAAGGAGACGACTAATCTGGTGAGGATCCTGCAGGGGGACGAGTCCATAGTCAACTGCCTGCAGCCCCACCCCAGCTACTGCTTCCTTGCCACAAGTGGCATCGACCCCGTGGTTCGATTATGGAACCCTCGACCAGAG acagagacggagaaCGGGCGAGTGGTAGAGGACATGGAAAGTGCTGCTCAGGCGAACCAGCGGCGTATGAATGCCGACCCACTGGAAGTAATGCTGCTCAACATGGGCTACCGCATCACAGGCCTGCGTGGCGTCGGCCCAGAGGGCTCAGATGACGAAGACAGCTCAGAGGGACAAGTCCAGTGTCGGCCAAGCTAA
- the wdtc1 gene encoding WD and tetratricopeptide repeats protein 1 isoform X2: MFCGEAMTTVNITRDILHRQIRDKRASGFQRFYHVTDPFIKRLGLEAELQGHTGCVNCLEWNERGDLLASGSDDQHAIIWDPFRHKKLTTMHTGHAANIFSVKFLPHSGDRILVTGAADTKVHVHDVTVKEIIHMFSDHTNRVKRIATAPMWPNTFWSAAEDGIIRQYDLRESSKRSEVLIDLTEFCGQLVEAKCLAVNPRDNNYLAVGANGPFVRLYDIRMINNYRKSMSQSTSASVHTFCERQKPIPDGAGQYYVAGHLPVKLPDYNNRLRVLVATYVTFSPDGTELLVNMGGEQVYLFDLTFKQRPYTFLLPKKCQSSTGDVQNGKTTNGVSNGIHLPTSHIRFAGSKMHSSATEIPAHLEKIKQQANDAFARQQWTQAIQLYSLGIHQASCNAMLYGNRAAAYMKRKWDGDHYDALRDCLKALTLNPGHLKAHFRLARCLFELKYVSEALECLDDFKGKFPEQAHSSACDSLDKDIKAALFTKTETEDKKSNSSIRFHSFSRKESIPEDELVLRERSFDYKHRYCGHCNTTTDIKEANFFGSKGQYIVSGSDDGSFFIWEKETTNLVRILQGDESIVNCLQPHPSYCFLATSGIDPVVRLWNPRPETETENGRVVEDMESAAQANQRRMNADPLEVMLLNMGYRITGLRGVGPEGSDDEDSSEGQVQCRPS, from the exons GACAAGAGAGCATCAGGCTTCCAAAGGTTTTATCATGTGACTGACCCGTTCATCAAGAGACTTGGACTTGAGGCTGAGCTTCAG GGTCACACTGGCTGTGTGAACTGTTTGGAATGGAACGAACGAGGAGA tttacTGGCCTCGGGCTCAGATGATCAGCATGCCATCATCTGGGATCCATTCAGACACAAGAAGCTAACAACTATGCACACTGGTCATGCAGCAAATATATTCTCTGTAAAG TTCCTCCCTCACTCGGGGGACAGGATTTTGGTAACGGGTGCAGCCGACACAAAAGTCCACGTGCACGACGTGACAGTGAAGGAAATCATCCACATGTTTTCTGATCATACCAACAGAGTCAAACGCATCGCCACAGCACCCATGTGGCCAAACACTTTCTGGAGTGCTGCGGAGGATGGCATCATCAG ACAATACGACTTGAGGGAGAGCAGTAAGCGCTCGGAGGTGCTGATCGACCTGACAGAGTTCTGCGGTCAGCTGGTCGAGGCCAAGTGTCTAGCTGTCAACCCACGAGACAACAACTACCTGGCAGTGGGAGCCAACGGGCCTTTTGTTCGCCTTTATGACATCAGGATGATTAACAACTACAG GAAATCTATGAGTCAGAGCACATCGGCATCTGTGCACACATTCTGTGAAAGGCAGAAGCCCATCCCAGATGGAGCGGGGCAGTATTATGTTGCAG GGCACCTGCCAGTGAAACTCCCAGACTACAATAATCGCCTGAGGGTCCTGGTGGCCACCTACGTCACCTTCAGTCCCGATGGCACTGAGCTGCTAGTTAACATGGGTGGAGAACAG GTGTATCTGTTTGACTTGACATTCAAACAGAGGCCATACACTTTCTTGCTTCCTAAAAAGTGCCAGTCATCAACAG GAGATGTACAGAACGGAAAGACGACCAATGGCGTCTCCAATGGAATTCACTTGCCAACCAGCCATATTCGATTTGCCGGAAGCAAAATGCACTCTAG cGCTACTGAAATCCCTGCTCACCTGGAGAAGATAAAGCAGCAAGCTAATGATGCATTTGCAAGGCAGCAGTGGACACAAGCCATCCAGCTGTACAGTTTAGGCATTCATCAGGCCAGCTGCAACGCCATGCTGTATGGAAACCGGGCAGCTGCATACATGAAACGCAAGTG GGATGGAGATCATTATGATgccctcagggactgtttgaaGGCACTGACTCTGAACCCGGGTCATCTGAAGGCTCATTTCAGGCTGGCACGGTGTCTGTTTGAGCTGAAATATGTGTCTGAAGCTCTGGAGTGTCTGGATGATTTTAAAGGAAAGTTTCCAGAACAGGCGCACAGTAGTGCTTGTGATTCCCTGGATAAAGATATAAAGGCTGCTCTcttcacaaagacagaaacag AGGATAAGAAGTCCAACAGCTCCATTCGATTCCACTCATTCAGTCGGAAGGAGTCCATCCCTGAAGACGAGTTGGTGCTGAGAGAGCGCAGCTTTGACTACAAGCACAGATACTGTGGTCACTGCAACACCACCACCGATATCAAAGAGGCCAACTTCTTTGGGAG CAAAGGCCAGTACATTGTTAGCGGCTCAGATGATGGCTCCTTCTTTATCTGGGAAAAGGAGACGACTAATCTGGTGAGGATCCTGCAGGGGGACGAGTCCATAGTCAACTGCCTGCAGCCCCACCCCAGCTACTGCTTCCTTGCCACAAGTGGCATCGACCCCGTGGTTCGATTATGGAACCCTCGACCAGAG acagagacggagaaCGGGCGAGTGGTAGAGGACATGGAAAGTGCTGCTCAGGCGAACCAGCGGCGTATGAATGCCGACCCACTGGAAGTAATGCTGCTCAACATGGGCTACCGCATCACAGGCCTGCGTGGCGTCGGCCCAGAGGGCTCAGATGACGAAGACAGCTCAGAGGGACAAGTCCAGTGTCGGCCAAGCTAA